One window of Burkholderia vietnamiensis LMG 10929 genomic DNA carries:
- a CDS encoding LuxR C-terminal-related transcriptional regulator, with product MKKVLLAERHAITRDGIRYILQETGEYQVARELSDGDTLIAAIQDETFDIAIVDLTSIGAPSIELISQVVAFTPMMRVLALSSTAEPIYAKSVFSAGASGFVTKDSTAAELVRAVQSVLAGQRYMSAQVAERMVRTIDIPPAAQLHARLTAREKEVLKRLACGDGISEIASRLGINAKTVSTYKARLLKKLELRTEAALIRYALEHQIADRD from the coding sequence GTGAAAAAAGTACTTCTCGCGGAACGTCATGCAATTACGCGTGACGGCATTCGGTACATCCTTCAAGAAACTGGAGAGTACCAAGTCGCTCGCGAGTTGTCTGATGGTGACACACTGATTGCAGCAATCCAAGATGAGACATTCGACATTGCGATCGTCGACCTCACTAGTATAGGTGCGCCCTCGATTGAATTGATCAGTCAAGTCGTCGCCTTCACCCCAATGATGCGAGTCCTTGCACTATCCAGCACGGCCGAGCCGATTTATGCAAAGTCTGTGTTTAGTGCCGGCGCATCGGGCTTCGTGACGAAAGACAGCACCGCAGCCGAATTGGTCCGAGCGGTGCAGTCGGTGTTAGCCGGGCAGAGGTACATGAGCGCACAAGTCGCAGAGCGCATGGTTCGTACGATTGATATTCCTCCCGCCGCACAGTTGCATGCGCGCTTGACCGCCCGCGAGAAGGAGGTACTCAAACGACTGGCGTGTGGTGACGGTATATCGGAAATTGCAAGCCGTCTGGGCATCAATGCAAAAACTGTCAGTACATACAAAGCACGTCTACTTAAAAAGCTAGAACTCCGCACCGAAGCAGCATTGATACGGTACGCACTCGAGCATCAAATTGCCGATCGAGACTGA
- the istA gene encoding IS21 family transposase: protein MGMLAKIRRMYFREKVPLREIARRTGLSRNTVRTWLKQPEAAEPKYPKRVSPSVVDEWAGQLEEWLRTDSHRPKRDRRTARFMFEAIRAQGFSGSYTRVSEFARRWREQQTQAPRRQAYVPLAFELGEAFQFDWSCEYVFVGGLRRRLEVAHVKLNASRAFWLVAYPTQSHEMLFDAHAKAFAAFGGVPRRGIYDNMKTAVDKVGRGKARTVNARFEAMCSHYLFEPEFCNRAAGWEKGIVEKNVQDRRRQIWHEAAQQRWASLETLNDWVSQRCRQAWQMRHPQWPELTVEDVLQDERTRLMPNPRPFDGYVEQFLRVSSTGLIHFQRNRYSVPTEFVNQLVSVRSYPAWLSVVADDREIARHARSFERHMTFYDWQHYITLVERKPGALRNGAPFATMPQPLQDLQRHLLKHPGGDRVMTEVLSAVREHGLDAVLLAAQTALDSGRPSGDHVLNVLSRLKAPADRKVMAVTALNLNEEPVADVGRYERLRATEPEHRHVQ, encoded by the coding sequence GTGGGCATGCTGGCCAAGATCAGGCGGATGTATTTCCGCGAGAAGGTGCCGTTGCGGGAGATTGCGCGGCGAACGGGGTTGTCCCGAAACACGGTACGGACATGGCTAAAACAGCCGGAAGCGGCAGAGCCGAAGTACCCGAAACGGGTCAGTCCGAGCGTGGTGGACGAATGGGCCGGGCAGCTTGAGGAATGGCTGCGCACGGACAGCCACCGCCCGAAACGGGACCGGCGCACGGCGCGGTTCATGTTCGAGGCGATCCGCGCGCAGGGATTCAGCGGAAGCTATACGCGCGTGAGCGAGTTCGCGCGACGCTGGCGCGAGCAGCAGACGCAGGCTCCGCGCCGACAGGCCTACGTGCCGCTGGCGTTTGAGCTGGGCGAGGCCTTCCAGTTCGACTGGAGCTGCGAATACGTCTTCGTCGGCGGACTGCGCCGACGCCTTGAGGTCGCCCATGTGAAGCTGAACGCGAGCCGCGCGTTCTGGCTGGTAGCCTACCCGACCCAGAGTCACGAGATGCTGTTCGACGCGCACGCGAAGGCGTTCGCCGCGTTCGGCGGCGTACCGCGCCGGGGCATCTATGACAACATGAAGACGGCCGTGGACAAGGTCGGGCGTGGCAAGGCGCGCACGGTCAACGCCCGCTTCGAGGCGATGTGCAGTCACTACCTGTTCGAGCCGGAGTTTTGCAATCGCGCGGCCGGGTGGGAGAAAGGCATCGTCGAGAAGAACGTGCAGGATCGGCGTCGGCAGATCTGGCATGAAGCGGCCCAGCAGCGCTGGGCGTCGCTGGAAACGCTGAACGACTGGGTGTCGCAGCGGTGCCGCCAGGCTTGGCAGATGCGGCATCCGCAGTGGCCGGAGTTGACGGTCGAGGACGTGTTGCAGGACGAGCGCACGCGCCTGATGCCGAACCCGCGTCCGTTCGACGGCTACGTCGAGCAGTTCCTGCGCGTGTCGTCGACCGGCCTGATCCACTTCCAGCGCAACCGCTACAGCGTGCCGACCGAGTTCGTGAACCAGCTCGTGAGTGTGCGCAGCTATCCGGCGTGGCTAAGCGTGGTCGCCGACGACCGGGAGATCGCCCGTCACGCGCGCAGCTTCGAGCGGCACATGACGTTCTACGACTGGCAGCACTACATCACGCTGGTCGAGCGCAAGCCCGGTGCGCTGCGCAACGGCGCACCGTTCGCGACGATGCCGCAACCGCTTCAGGACTTGCAGCGGCATCTGCTGAAGCATCCCGGCGGGGATCGCGTGATGACCGAGGTGCTGAGCGCGGTGCGCGAGCACGGACTCGATGCGGTGTTGCTGGCCGCGCAGACCGCGCTCGACTCGGGCCGCCCCAGTGGCGATCACGTCCTCAACGTATTGAGCCGCCTGAAGGCTCCGGCCGACCGGAAGGTCATGGCCGTCACCGCACTCAACCTGAACGAAGAACCTGTCGCGGATGTCGGCCGCTATGAACGCCTGCGCGCAACCGAACCGGAGCACCGCCATGTCCAATGA